A window of the Leptolyngbya subtilissima AS-A7 genome harbors these coding sequences:
- the lptB gene encoding LPS export ABC transporter ATP-binding protein, translated as MKIVLDNVQKTYGKRQVVNRVSLSVAQGEIVGLLGPNGAGKTTTFYMATGLERPDAGKVCLDQIDITDLPMHQRARLGIGYLAQEPSIFRNLSVADNILLVMQQTRVPPEEYGDRLQDLLKEFRLEKVANTLGIQVSGGERRRTELARSLASGPEGPSFLFLDEPFAGVDPIAVNEIQEIVAKLRDRDMGILITDHNVRETLRIIDRAYIMSDGQILASGNADDLSNNPLVREHYLGKDFAI; from the coding sequence TTGAAAATCGTACTTGACAACGTTCAAAAGACCTATGGCAAGCGTCAGGTGGTCAACCGGGTTAGCTTGTCAGTAGCCCAGGGCGAAATTGTTGGCCTGCTAGGGCCGAACGGCGCAGGCAAAACCACAACCTTTTATATGGCGACTGGCCTGGAGCGACCCGATGCAGGCAAGGTTTGCCTTGACCAGATCGATATTACTGACCTGCCTATGCATCAGCGAGCGAGGCTAGGCATTGGCTACTTGGCCCAGGAACCAAGCATTTTTCGCAACCTGTCGGTAGCCGACAACATTTTGTTGGTAATGCAGCAGACACGTGTCCCCCCAGAGGAGTATGGCGATCGCCTTCAAGATTTGCTCAAGGAATTTCGCCTGGAAAAAGTAGCTAACACCCTTGGCATTCAGGTGTCAGGGGGAGAACGGCGCCGTACAGAACTGGCCCGCTCTCTAGCCTCTGGCCCCGAAGGTCCCAGCTTTCTGTTCTTGGATGAACCCTTCGCTGGGGTTGACCCCATTGCTGTCAACGAGATTCAGGAGATTGTGGCTAAACTGCGCGATCGCGACATGGGTATCCTTATCACTGATCACAATGTGCGCGAGACCCTGCGCATTATCGATCGCGCCTACATCATGAGCGACGGGCAAATTCTCGCCTCGGGCAACGCTGACGATCTCTCCAACAATCCCCTGGTGCGTGAGCACTACCTGGGCAAAGACTTCGCTATTTAG